The Pocillopora verrucosa isolate sample1 chromosome 2, ASM3666991v2, whole genome shotgun sequence genome has a segment encoding these proteins:
- the LOC131787006 gene encoding uncharacterized protein, producing the protein MAMDSDVNHARSIQRFVLKNVFSDIFKEEQKADGSGETVFLLKGIDLAADKETLSKTLNGFSLSLVMLAYVVGTMFWQLLLLEVSHSCDENDTTRVCYARIAGKVGPHDSVNCSSPAVQNGTIPVVCYKLVVDIGVATGASYGAFKLFLFAFNVVTSGILMVKTTRVLKGIQWSTMIVLILVSVLMLLIASNVIHVSIDFKSDIWVLSIQIILVVSSTSFLVLYLPWKELIRPNPNENNDGGEQEIAEISPILS; encoded by the exons ATGGCTATGGATTCAGATGTG AACCATGCCAGAAGTATCCAGCGCTTCGTCCTTAAAAACGTGTTCAGCGACATTTTCAAAGAGGAGCAGAAGGCTGATGGTTCCGGAGAGACAGTGTTTCTGTTAAAAGGCATTGATTTAGCGGCCGATAAAGAAACCTTGTCAAAGACTTTAAACGGGTTTTCGTTGTCGCTTGTTATGTTAGCCTATGTTGTGGGGACCATGTTTTGGCAGCTTCTTCTGCTCGAGGTAAGCCATAGCTGCGATGAAAACGACACAACAAGGGTTTGCTACGCACGCATCGCAGGAAAAGTTGGGCCACACGATTCTGTGAACTGCAGTAGTCCTGCCGTTCAGAATGGGACCATCCCGGTTGTCTGCTACAAACTTGTTGTCGATATTGGAGTGGCCACAGGTGCAAGCTATGGAGCATTCAAGCTTTTCTTGTTTGCCTTTAATGTGGTCACTAGTGGAATTCTTATGGTTAAAACAACAAGAGTTCTGAAAGGAATACAATGGAGCACAATGATTGTGTTGATACTAGTGAGCGTTTTGATGCTTCTAATAGCTTCAAACGTCATCCATGTAAGTATTGACTTTAAGTCGGACATCTGGGTCTTGAGCATACAGATAATACTTGTTGTGTCATCTACCAGCTTTCTCGTGTTATACCTTCCTTGGAAGGAACTCATCAGACCAAATCCAAATGAAAATAACGACGGAGGAGAGCAGGAAATCGCAGAAATTTCACCAATATTGTCTTGA